The Humulus lupulus chromosome 3, drHumLupu1.1, whole genome shotgun sequence genome window below encodes:
- the LOC133824975 gene encoding uncharacterized protein LOC133824975 has product MLDKKFSKFLDVFQKLHIKIPFVESLEQMSIYVKFMKEILSKKRKLEDYEMVALTEEYNAILQKKLPPKLKNPGSFTIHCTIGSAVFEKALCDLGASVNLMPLSIYRKLKLGEARPTIVSLQIADRSVNHPRATGRALIDVQKWELKLPVQNKKVAFNIFAATEIPTCCRVDLISGGGSKVEAIKRKAIAQVGSRAVRNRVKKFFSGKDQMLHERWKDPKMCNIIRRTFSYDTLALKDLRGGLDPS; this is encoded by the exons ATGCTTGACAAGAAGTTTTCCAAGTTCTTAGATGTTTTCCAGAAACTTCACATCAAAATTCCCTTTGTAGAATCTTTAGAACAAATGTCGAtttatgtgaaattcatgaaggaaATCTTGTCGAAGAAAAGGAAATTGGAGGATTATGAGATggtggcacttactgaggagtaCAATGCAATATTGCAaaagaaactacctcccaagcttaaaaaTCCGGGTAGTTTTACCATTCATTGTACTATAGGGAGTGCGGTTTTTGAGAAGgcattatgtgatttaggggcaagtgtgaatcTGATGCCTCTATCTATCTATAGAAAATTGAAATTGGGAGAAGCTCGCCCTACTATCGTGTCCCTACAAATTGCAGATCGTTCAGTGAATCACCCaagag CTACTGGAAGGGCgctaattgatgtacaaaaatGGGAATTGAAGCTGCCAGTGCAAAATAAGAAGGTAGCATTTAATATTTTTGCGGCAACTGAAATTCCAACATGTTGTAGAGTAGATTTGATATCAGGAGGGGGCAGTAAGGTGGAAGCTATTAAGAGAAAGGCCATCGCTCAAGTTGGTAGTCGAGCAGTGCGTAATCGTGTAAAAAAGTTCTTTAGTGGGAAAGATCAAATGTTACATGAGCGATGGAAAGATCCAAAAATGTGCAACATCATAAGACGAACTTTCTCATATGACACTTTGGCTCTTAAGGATTTGAGGGGTGGACTTGATCCGAGTTAA